Within Streptomyces sp. NBC_00704, the genomic segment CGGCGCCGGCGGGGGTCGTCCGGTCCGGCGTCCTGTCAGGCCGCGCTGCTCTCGGCCCCGGCCGCGAGCGCCCGGTCGTAGCGGTGGAGCAGCAGGTCGGCCATCGCGGGGTGGGTGCCCAGGGGTGACGACGCGATCCAGGGCGCCTGCTGCGCGCACTCCGTCGCGAAGCGCCCCGGAGCGGTGAAGCAGGAGGCGACCGCCACCCTGTCGCGGCCCCTCGCCGCCAGGGCGCGCAGCGCCGTCGTGACCGTCGGGGCCGCCGTCGACGCGTAGGCGGGGACGACCGGGACGCCGAGCCGTCCGGCCAGGAGCCGGGCCGTGCGGCGGGTGTCGAGGGCCGAGTCGGGGTCGCGCGAGCCCGCGGCGGCGAGGACGACCGCGCTCGCGGCGCGCTCCGCCGGTGTCATGTCGGTGCGCCAGCCCGCCTCGACGAGCCGGGCGAGCAGGGCGTCGGCGAGTAGGGGGTGCGGGCCCAGCGGCGCGGCCACGCGCGTGCGTACCCGGACCGCGGCGGCCGCCTCGGGGATGTCCCGCTTGACGTGGTGGCCGCGGGCCAGGAGCAGGGGCGCCAGGACGGCGTCCGCGGTGCCGCGGGCGTCGAGGTCGGCGAGGGTGTCCGTCAGCAGCGGCTCGTTCAGCTCGATGTGGCCCAGGCGCACCGGCAGGCCGGGGCGGCGGGCGCGCACTTCGTCCAGCAGGGCGCGGACGGTGCTCAGCGCGCGCGGGTCGCGGCTGCCGTGGGCGACGACGACCAGCGTGGGCGGGCAGGCGTTCCGGCGGGCGTCGAGCTGCACGAGGCTTGACTGGCTCATGCCTCGATCCTGGCGGCACGAGGTTGCACCCCCGTTGCCTGACCGTCACGACTGTTTTCCGGCGGTTCACGGCGGCCCCGGCCCCGGTGTGAGACGGCGGCGCGCGAGGAGTGCGAGAGGCGGCCCACCGGGCACGGGTGCGAATCGAGGGCGCGCGGGTGCGCGGTGCGGCGCGGGGCGTGATGGGGGCGGGCGTGACGTGCGGCGCAGGATGTGACTGCGGCGCGGGGTGTGACATGCGGCGCAGGGTGTGACATGCGGCGCGCGGTGTGACGTGCGGCGCGCGGTGTGACGTGCGGCGCGGGCGCGAACCGGAGCATCGCCGGACGCGTCTTCCCGGACCGAAGGGCCGTTCGGCCTGCCGGAGCGCCACACCTGGGGGACACCGTATGAACATCCGTCGGCTGCGGTTGCCGCGCACGCGCGCGGGCCGGCGTCGCTCGGTGCAGGCCGTGATGGCCGGGTGCGTGCTGGCGCTGCTGCCGGCGACCTGGCTGTACGTGTCCACGGCCGGACGGCTGGGCACCACCGCGGACGCGCCGCGCACCGAGGTGGCCGTGGTCTTCGGCGCCGGGCTGTGGGACGGCGAGCCGTCGCCCTACCTCGCCCACCGGCTGGACGCGGCGGCGAAGCTGTACCGCGCGGGACGCATCGAGGTCGTTCTCGTCACCGGCGACAACAGCCGCGAGGACTACGACGAGCCCGACGCGATGCGCGTCTACCTCACCCGGCACGGCGTGCCCGACGAGCGGATCGTCAGCGACTACGCCGGGTTCGACACCTGGGACTCCTGTGTGCGTGCCAAGAAGATCTTCGGCGTGGACCGGGCCGTGCTGATCAGCCAGGGCTTCCACATCCGGCGCGCCGTCGCCCTGTGCGAGGCGGCGGGGGTGGCGTCGTACGGCGTCGGGGTCGAGGCGAAACACGACGTGACCTGGTACTACGGGGGCGCCCGCGAGATCCTCGCGGCCGGCAAGGCGGCGCTGGACGCGGTGTTCGAGCCGGACCCCCGCTTCCTCGGTCTGAAGGAGAAGGGCGTGGCCCGGGCCCTCGACTCCGCCGGGTGACCCCCGGCCCGGCGCAGGGGACAGAGACGGCGACGGCGACCACCTCACGAGGGCCGGGAGGCGGCGGGGAGGGCACCACCACACCGCCGTAACAGCAGACGGCACAGGGCGTAACACGGCCGACGCACGCTGAAGCGCATGCGGACCGCCTCGACGCCCACCCACTGCCCGTACTGCGCCCTGCAGTGCGGGATGGCCCTGTCGCCTCTGCCCACGGGGGGCGTCGAGGTGGTCGAGCGGCCCGACTTCCCGGTGAACCGCGGCGCGCTGTGCGGCAAGGGCCGCACAGCGCCCGCGGTGCTCTCCTCCGCGGTGCGCCTGACCTCGCCCCTGGTGCGCGACGCCGGCTCGCTGAGGCCGGCCTCCTGGGAGGAGGCCCTGGACCGGATCGCCTCGCGGCTGGGCCGGATCCGGGACGAGCACGGGGCCGACGCGCTCGGCGTGTTCGGCGGGGGCGGGCTCACCAACGAGAAGGCGTACACCCTCGGCAAGTTCGCGCGGGTCGTCCTCGGCACCTCGCAGATCGACTACAACGGCCGCTTCTGCATGTCGTCCGCCGCGGCGGCCGGCGTCAGGGCGTTCGGGCTGGACCGGGGCCTGCCCTTCCCGCTGGAGGACATCCCGAGGACGGGGTGCGTGATCCTCGTCGGCTCCAACCTCGCCGAGACCATGCCGCCCGCTCTGCGGTTCTTCGGCGAACTGCGCGACAACGGCGGCACGTTGATCGTGATCGACCCGCGCCGCACCAGGACCGCCGAACAGGCGGACCTGCATCTCGCGCCCCGGCCGGGCACCGATCTCGCGCTGGCGCTCGGCCTGCTGCACCTGATCGTCGCCGAGGGGCGGGTCGACGAGGAGTACGTGCGCGAGCGGACCGTGGGCTGGGAGGAGGCCCGCGCGGCCGCCATGGCCCACTGGCCGGAGTACGTGGAGCGGATCACGGGGGTGTCCGTTCCGCAACTGCGGGAGACGGTACGGATGTTCTGCGAGCCCGAGGCCGCGATGGTGCTCACCGCGCGCGGGCCCGAGCAGCAGTCCAAGGGCACCGACACGGTCGGCGCGTGGATCAACCTGTGCCTGGCGACGGGCCGGGCGGGGCGGCCGCTCAGCGGCTACGGCTGCCTGACCGGCCAGGGCAACGGACAGGGCGGACGCGAGCACGGCCAGAAGGCCGACCAGCTCCCCGGCTACCGCAGACTGGACGACCCGGCGGCGCGGGCGCACGTGGCCGGGGTGTGGGGCGTGGACCCCGACTCGCTGCCCGGCCCCGGGCGCAGCGCCTACGAGATGCTGGACGCGCTGGGCACGGACATCCGCGCGCTGCTGCTCATGGGGTCGAACCCGGTGGTGTCCGCGCCGCACGCCTCGCACGTCGAGGAACGCCTCGGCTCGCTGGACTTCCTCGCCGTCTGCGACGTCGTCCTGTCGGAGACGGCGGCCCTCGCGGACGTCGTCCTGCCGGTCACCCAGTGGGCGGAGGAGACGGGGACCACCACCAGCCTGGAGGGCAGGGTCCTGCTGCGCCGGCAGGCGGTCGACGCCCCGGACGGCGTGCGCAGCGACCTGGAGGTGCTGCACGAACTGGCGGCCCGGCTGGGCGTGGATAAGGGCTTCCCGGTCGAGCCCGAGGAGGTCTTCGAGGAACTGCGGCGGGCCAGCGCGGGCGGCGCCGCCGACTACTCCGGGATCAGCTACCGCCGGCTCGCCGAGGAGAACGGCGTGTTCTGGCCCTGCCCGGCCCGGGGCGGCGAGCCCGGCGACGACGAACCGCGCGACGACGAGCCCGCGCCCGGCACACCCCGGCTCTTCCTCGACCGGTTC encodes:
- a CDS encoding sirohydrochlorin chelatase — translated: MSQSSLVQLDARRNACPPTLVVVAHGSRDPRALSTVRALLDEVRARRPGLPVRLGHIELNEPLLTDTLADLDARGTADAVLAPLLLARGHHVKRDIPEAAAAVRVRTRVAAPLGPHPLLADALLARLVEAGWRTDMTPAERAASAVVLAAAGSRDPDSALDTRRTARLLAGRLGVPVVPAYASTAAPTVTTALRALAARGRDRVAVASCFTAPGRFATECAQQAPWIASSPLGTHPAMADLLLHRYDRALAAGAESSAA
- a CDS encoding SanA/YdcF family protein translates to MNIRRLRLPRTRAGRRRSVQAVMAGCVLALLPATWLYVSTAGRLGTTADAPRTEVAVVFGAGLWDGEPSPYLAHRLDAAAKLYRAGRIEVVLVTGDNSREDYDEPDAMRVYLTRHGVPDERIVSDYAGFDTWDSCVRAKKIFGVDRAVLISQGFHIRRAVALCEAAGVASYGVGVEAKHDVTWYYGGAREILAAGKAALDAVFEPDPRFLGLKEKGVARALDSAG
- a CDS encoding molybdopterin oxidoreductase family protein, coding for MRTASTPTHCPYCALQCGMALSPLPTGGVEVVERPDFPVNRGALCGKGRTAPAVLSSAVRLTSPLVRDAGSLRPASWEEALDRIASRLGRIRDEHGADALGVFGGGGLTNEKAYTLGKFARVVLGTSQIDYNGRFCMSSAAAAGVRAFGLDRGLPFPLEDIPRTGCVILVGSNLAETMPPALRFFGELRDNGGTLIVIDPRRTRTAEQADLHLAPRPGTDLALALGLLHLIVAEGRVDEEYVRERTVGWEEARAAAMAHWPEYVERITGVSVPQLRETVRMFCEPEAAMVLTARGPEQQSKGTDTVGAWINLCLATGRAGRPLSGYGCLTGQGNGQGGREHGQKADQLPGYRRLDDPAARAHVAGVWGVDPDSLPGPGRSAYEMLDALGTDIRALLLMGSNPVVSAPHASHVEERLGSLDFLAVCDVVLSETAALADVVLPVTQWAEETGTTTSLEGRVLLRRQAVDAPDGVRSDLEVLHELAARLGVDKGFPVEPEEVFEELRRASAGGAADYSGISYRRLAEENGVFWPCPARGGEPGDDEPRDDEPAPGTPRLFLDRFATPDGRARFVPVVHRPNAEEPDDDYPVLLTTGRVVAQYQSGAQTRRVDELNAAAPGPFVELHPRLAARLGAAEGDRLAVVSRRGRAVAPARITAGIRPDTVFMPFHWPGEGRANTLTNPALDPTSRMPEFKSCAVRVELAD